AAGCTCAAGCAGGAAGAGCTTACATGAGTGCAAAAAGAAGAATAACAACAGAAATATTTCTTGCTACACCATTTATTCCAATGCTTGGTGTAAGTGGAATAGTAATGGCAGGGCCTCCTTATTCACTGATAATTGCAAATAGTAATGGTAACGGAATAACCCATACTGACGAAGAAGTAAGATTAGGTGCCATAAACTATTTAGGCTCTGAAGTACATGGATCAAGAGAAAGATATTTTTATTTAAGTAGAAATCCAGATCCATTTACTCCACCTAAAGATGTTCTTGCACATGAAGCTAGATCTAATTTAGAACTAATAAGAAAAATACTTTCCAGAAAATACTTTGGAGCAAATGACCGCACAGAAAGAGTTCGAGATCGTGCTATTTATTTCTTGGACATAACTGAAAATACTCTTTTAAAAATCATGCAAGATGCGGAGCTAAACTAATTTTTTTGAATTAAAACTTTATAATAATTTTCAAATAGTTCTTGAGACAGTACTTTATGCCCTTCTTCAATTACACTTGGTGGAACACTTTCAATGGCTTCACCTGGATCAAGCAAGACTTCCAAGATTTGATTAGTTTGCATTTTATCTAACTGGATTTTTGTTTTTACAAAATTTAAAGGACATTCTACCCCACGTAAATCTAAAACAAAATTAATTGGGAAACATTTTTCTATAACACAAGAATTAAGCAGCGGGCACTCACATTTATCTTTCATCTTAATCCATTCTTTTTTAAAACAATCTCTACCTTGAATATATCCGTACACAAAATCAAACATATCATTCATACTTTGTCCATGCATATTACTAAGACAACTTAAACAATATTGTTCTTCTGCATAACCAAGTGCAAGGCTCATTGTATATGCTCTTCTGCATATATCTTTACTACACT
The nucleotide sequence above comes from Candidatus Melainabacteria bacterium. Encoded proteins:
- a CDS encoding sulfurtransferase TusA family protein: MKDKCECPLLNSCVIEKCFPINFVLDLRGVECPLNFVKTKIQLDKMQTNQILEVLLDPGEAIESVPPSVIEEGHKVLSQELFENYYKVLIQKN